DNA from Streptomyces rishiriensis:
AGGGCCCCGCCGGAACTGTCCGGTGGGGCCCTGCGTCTGCAAAGGAAGCGTCAACTCCGGTGCAAGTCAGGAATCTTGACGCCGATCGGTGCGTTGTTGTGATGTCCAGAACACCCCCGCGAACCGTGTCGCGTTGTACAACGTAAGCTGGACCGGCCCCCGAATCGCGCCAAGTGGGGCGAAAACGCGCAGTGCCCGCCGTCGGGGCCGCCGCGCGGGCGGTCGGGCGGCGTGTCCGAAATAGTGTGTATTGGGTCAGCAGTGTAGAACGGGAGATGTGACGGCGATGGCTACGGAAACTCCCCAGCTCGACGCGAGCCGTGCCGTCCCCGCCCCGGGCGGTCGGCGATGACGGCGTCCGCCGTGCCGAGCATCGGCGACCCGGAGCGCGGCACGCTCGACAAGGCCGCGGACGAGAACTTCCCGGTGGCCCCCTTCTTCCTGCCCAGGGCATGGCGCGACGACCTGATGGCGGTGTACGGCTTCGCCCGGCTCGTCGACGACATCGGCGACGGCGACCTCGCCCCCGGTGGCGCGGACGCCCGGCTGCTCGGCGTGTCGGCCACCGCCGCGGAGGACCGCCTCACCCTGCTGGACGCCTTCGAGGCCGATCTGCGTCGTGTCTTCGGCGGATCCGACGGCCCGCCCCGGCACCCCCTGCTGCGCCGTCTCCAGCCGACCGTCCGCCGCCGCTCGCTCACCCCCGAGCCCTTCCTCGGCCTGATCGCCGCCAACCGCCAGGACCAGCTGGTCACGCGCTACGAGACCTACGACGACCTGCTCGCCTACTGCGAGCTGTCCGCCAATCCCGTCGGCCGCCTGGTCCTCGCCGTCACCGGCTCCGCCACCCCCGAGCGGATCCGCCGCTCCGACGCGATCTGCACCGCGCTGCAGATCGTCGAACACCTCCAGGACGTGGCCGAGGACCTCGGCCGCGACCGTGTCTATCTGCCCGCGGCGGACATGAGGCGCTTTCACGTCAGGGAATCGGATCTGGCCACGGGGACCGCGGGCGCGTCGGTGCGCGCGCTGGTCGCGTACGAGGCGGAACGCGCCCGCGGTCTGCTGAATGAAGGCGCCCCTCTGGTGGGTAGCGTTCACGGCAGGCTGAGGCTGCTGCTCGCGGGGTTCGTGGCGGGGGGAAGGGCGACGATCGAGGCGATCGCCGCCGCGGGGTACGACGTACTTCCCGGCCCGCCCAAGCCCGGCAGGCTCCGGCTGCTGCGCGAGGTGGGCGTGACCCTGCGAGGAAAGGGATGATCCGGGCCGTGGAGTCGTCACCGCAGGTGTCCGCGCCGGTACTCGCCGCCTACAGCTACTGCGAGACCGTCACCGGACAGCAGGCCCGTAACTTCGCGTACGGCATCCGGCTGCTGCCCACGTCCAAGCGCCGCGCGATGTCGGCGCTGTACGCCTTCTCGCGCCGCGTCGACGACATCGGCGACGGAGCGCTGGACGGTGAGGTCAAGACCGCCAGGCTCGAGGAGACCCGGGCGCTGCTCGCCCGGGTCCGCGCGGGCGAGGTCGAGGAGGACGACACCGACCCCGTGGCGGTCGCCCTCGCGCACACGGCGCGGACCTTCCCCATCCCGCTGCGCGGCCTGGACGAGCTGATCGACGGCGTGCTGATGGACGTACGCGGCGAGACCTACGAGACCTGGGACGACCTGAAGGCGTATTGCCGCTGTGTGGCGGGCGCCATCGGGCGGCTCTCGCTCGGCGTGTTCGGCACCGAACCGGGGGCGCGCGGCGCCGAGCGCGCGCCGGAGTACGCCGACACGCTCGGGCTCGCGCTCCAACTCACCAACATCCTCCGAGATGTCCGTGAGGACGCTGAAGGCGGCCGCACCTATCTGCCGGCCGACGATCTCGCGAAGTTCGGCTGCTCGGCGGGCTTCGACGGGCCGAAGCCGCCGGAGGGCTCCGACTTCGCGGGGCTCGTGCACTTCGAGGTACGGCGGGCCCGCGCCCTGTTCGCCGAGGGCTACCGGCTGCTCCCGCTGCTCGACCGGCGCAGCGGCGCCTGCGTCGCCGCCATGGCGGGCATCTACCGACGGCTCCTCGACCGCATCGAGCGCGACCCCGAGGCCGTCCTGCGCGGCCGGGTCTCGCTGCCCGGACGGGAGAAGGCCTATGTGGCCGTACGCGGGCTGTCGGGTCTGGACGCCCGGCACGTGTCGCGGCGGACCGTCAGGAGGCACCCCTGATGGACACGACCGGTGACGAGGTGGGCCAAGGCGATTCCACCGGCGAAAAGCGGCACGCAACCCTCCGGTGCGGCGCGGCGTCCCTGACTGCGACGGCCAGCGGTGCAGAGTTCAAACACCATGGCCGGTCCGCACGGGAGGGCGCAGGATGAACGACGAGCAACTGGCGGACGCCTCCGGAGCGTCCGGCCCCTCGGGGCGCACGGCCGTCGTCGTCGGGGGAGGGCTCGCCGGGGTGACCACCGCCCTCGCGCTCGCCGATGCGGGCGTCCGCGTCACCCTGCTCGAAGGCCGGCCCCGGCTCGGCGGCCTGGCCTTCTCCTTCCGGCGCGGCGAACTGACCGTGGACAACGGACAGCACGTGTACCTGCGTTGCTGCACCGCCTACCGCTGGTTCCTCGAACGCATCGAGGGCAGCGCGCTGGCGCCCCTGCAGGATCGTCTCGACGTGCCCGTCGTCGATGTCGCCCGGCCCGAGGGGCGGCGGCTCGGCAGACTGCGGCGCGACGCGCTGCCCGTCCCCCTGCACCTGGGGCGCAGCCTCGCCACGTATCCGCATCTCTCGCTCGCCGAACGCGCCAGGGTGGGACGTGCCGCGCTCGCGCTCAAGGGGCTCGACCTCGCCGATCCGCGGCTGGACGCGCAGGACTTCGGCAGCTGGCTGACCGCGCACGGCCAGTCGGCACGCGCCGTCGAGGCACTCTGGGACCTGGTCGGCGTCGCCACCCTCAACGCGGTCGCGGGCGACTCCTCGCTGGGACTCGCCGCGATGGTGTTCAAGACCGGCCTGCTGTCCGAGCCCGGCGCCGCCGACATCGGCTGGGCGCATGTCCCGCTGGGCGACCTGCACGACCGGCTCGCCCGCAAGGCGCTCGACTCCGCGGGTGTGCGTACCG
Protein-coding regions in this window:
- the hpnC gene encoding squalene synthase HpnC, which translates into the protein MTASAVPSIGDPERGTLDKAADENFPVAPFFLPRAWRDDLMAVYGFARLVDDIGDGDLAPGGADARLLGVSATAAEDRLTLLDAFEADLRRVFGGSDGPPRHPLLRRLQPTVRRRSLTPEPFLGLIAANRQDQLVTRYETYDDLLAYCELSANPVGRLVLAVTGSATPERIRRSDAICTALQIVEHLQDVAEDLGRDRVYLPAADMRRFHVRESDLATGTAGASVRALVAYEAERARGLLNEGAPLVGSVHGRLRLLLAGFVAGGRATIEAIAAAGYDVLPGPPKPGRLRLLREVGVTLRGKG
- the hpnD gene encoding presqualene diphosphate synthase HpnD; protein product: MIRAVESSPQVSAPVLAAYSYCETVTGQQARNFAYGIRLLPTSKRRAMSALYAFSRRVDDIGDGALDGEVKTARLEETRALLARVRAGEVEEDDTDPVAVALAHTARTFPIPLRGLDELIDGVLMDVRGETYETWDDLKAYCRCVAGAIGRLSLGVFGTEPGARGAERAPEYADTLGLALQLTNILRDVREDAEGGRTYLPADDLAKFGCSAGFDGPKPPEGSDFAGLVHFEVRRARALFAEGYRLLPLLDRRSGACVAAMAGIYRRLLDRIERDPEAVLRGRVSLPGREKAYVAVRGLSGLDARHVSRRTVRRHP
- a CDS encoding DUF6380 family protein, with product MDTTGDEVGQGDSTGEKRHATLRCGAASLTATASGAEFKHHGRSAREGAG
- the hpnE gene encoding hydroxysqualene dehydroxylase HpnE; the protein is MNDEQLADASGASGPSGRTAVVVGGGLAGVTTALALADAGVRVTLLEGRPRLGGLAFSFRRGELTVDNGQHVYLRCCTAYRWFLERIEGSALAPLQDRLDVPVVDVARPEGRRLGRLRRDALPVPLHLGRSLATYPHLSLAERARVGRAALALKGLDLADPRLDAQDFGSWLTAHGQSARAVEALWDLVGVATLNAVAGDSSLGLAAMVFKTGLLSEPGAADIGWAHVPLGDLHDRLARKALDSAGVRTEVRTRVTSLAPEGDGTWSVQVPGETLHADTVVLAVPQREAYDLLPAGALDDPGRLLEIGTAPILNVHVVYDRKVLDRPFFAALGTPVQWVFDRTAASGLREGQYLALSQSAAQDEIDEPVAALRERYLPELRRLLPGTRGAQVRDFFVTRERTATFAPTPGVGRLRPGARTRSPGLYLAGAWTATGWPATMESAVRSGVSAADAALSALGRPRPRHLFEFEEAA